The DNA segment CGCGATCGCGTCCGGGCGGCTGGCCCCGGCCGCGGTCGCCATCGTCGCAGCGTCGCTCACCGCGACGCTGGCACCGCAGGGGCTGATCGCGATCGCCCCGCTGCTGACCGGTTCGCGCGCCATCGCCCAGACGATCCGCCGCCGCCGGCGAACCGACGGCGTGCTGGCCCCGCTGGCGGTGCTGGCGGCGTCGTTGTCACTGATCAGCGTGGTGGTGTTCCGAAGCCAGACGCTGGCCACGGTGGCCGAGTCGGCCCGCATCAAATACAAGGTCGGCCCGACGATCGCGTGGTACCAGGATTTCCTGCGCTACTACTTCCTCACCGTCGAGAGCAATGCGGACGGCTCGATGGCGCGCCGGTTCGCCGTGCTGGTGCTGCTGCTGTGCCTGTTCGGGATGCTGTTCGTGCTGTTGCGGCGCGGCCGGGTGCCGGGGCTGGCCAGCGGCCCGGCCTGGCGGCTGATCGGCGCATGCGCGGTCGGGCTGCTGCTGCTGACCTTCACGCCGACGAAGTGGGCCGTGCAGTTCGGCGCGTTCGCCGGGCTGGCGGGCGCGCTGGGGGCGGTCACCGCCTTCACCGTCTCCCGGGTCGGCCTGCACAGCCGACGCAACCTCACGCTGTACATCACCGCGTTGCTGTTCGTGCTGGCGTGGGCCACCTCGGGCATCAACGGCTGGTTCTACGTCGGCAACTATGGGGTGCCGTGGTATGACATCCAGCCGGTCATCGCCAGCCACCCGGTGACGTCGATGTTTTTGACGCTGTCGATCCTCACCGGCCTGCTGGCCGCTTGGTACCACTTCCGCATGGACTACGCCGGGCACACCGAGGTCACCGACAACCGTCGCAACCGCATCCTGGCCTCCACCCCGCTGTTGGTGGTGGCGGTGATCATGGTCTTGGGCGAGGTCGGCTCGATGGCCAAGGCCGCCGTGTTCCGCTACCCGCTCTACACCACCGCCAAGGCCAACCTGGTCGCTATCACGTCCGGCCTTTCACCCGCTAGCTGCGCCATGGCCGACGACGTGCTGGCCGAGCCCGACCCGAATGCCGGCATGCTGCAACCGGTTCCGGGCCAGACATTCGGACCCGACGGCCCGCTGGGCGGCATCAACCCGGTCGGCTTCAAACCAGAGGGCGTGGGTGACGACCTGAAATCCGACCCGGTGGTGAGCAAGCCCGGAGTGGTCAACTCCGACGCGTCACCCAACAAGCCCAACGCCGCCATCACCGACTCCGCGGGCACCGCCGGTGGCAAGGGCCCGGTCGGGATCAACGGGTCACACGCCGCGCTGCCGTTCGGGCTGGACCCCGCCCGCACCCCGGTGATGGGCAGCTACGGCGAAAACACCCTGGCCGCGACGGCCACCTCGGCCTGGTACCGACTGCCGCCGCGCACACCCGACCGGCCGCTGGTGGTGGTGTCCGCGGCCGGCGCCATCTGGTCCTACAAGGAGGACGGCGACTTCGTCTACGGACAATCGCTGAAACTGCAGTGGGGTGCCACCAAACCCGACGGCGGCATCCAGCCGCTGGCGCAGGTGTACCCGATCGACCTGGGGCCGCAGCCCGCGTGGCGCAACCTGCGGTTCCCGCTGACCTGGGCCCCGCCGGAGGCCGACGTGGCGCGCATCGTCGCCTACGACCCGAACCTGAGTTCCGAGCAGTGGTTCGCCTTCACCCCGCCGCGCGTCCCCGTGCTGCAGACCCTGCAGCGGCTGATCGGGTCGCAGACTCCGGTGTTGATGGACATCGCCACCGCGGCCAACTTCCCCTGCCAGCGACCGTTCACCGAACACCTTGGCATTGCCGAGCTTCCGCAGTACCGCATCCTGCCCGACCACAAGCAGACGGCGGTGTCGTCGAACCTGTGGCAGTCCAGCTCCACTGGCGGGCCGTTCCTGTTCACCCAGGCGCTGCTGCGGACCTCGACGATCGCGACCTACCTGCGTGATGACTGGTACCGCGACTGGGGATCGGTGGAGCAGTACCACCGCCTGGTGCCGGCCGATCAGGCGCCCAACGCCGTCGTTCAGCAGGGCGTGATCACCGTGCCCGGCTGGAGCCGGCCCGGACCGATTAGGGCCCTGCCGTGACCGTGGGCGCGAACAGACGCAAAAGCACCCCAAATCGGGCGATTTTGGGTGCTTTTGCGTCTGCTCGCAAGACGAGCTGGGTGGCGACCATGGCCGGGCTGATCGGCTTCGTGTTGTCGATGGCGACACCGCTGCTGCCGGTCGTGCAGACCACAGCCATGCTGAACTGGCCGCAGCAGGGCCGGCTGGCCAGTGTGACGGCGCCGTTGATCTCGTTGACTCCGGTCGACCTGACGGCCAGCGTGCCGTGCGGCATCGTGCGTGCCCTGCCACCCGCGGGCGGGGTGGTGCTGGGCACCGCACCCAAGCAGGGCAAGGACGCCAATTTGCAGGCGTTGTTCGTCGTCGTCAGCGCCCAGCGCGTGGACGTCACCGACCGCAACGTGGTGATCCTGTCCGTGTCGCGCGAGCAGGTGACGTCCCCGCAGTGTCAACGCATCGAGGTCACCTCCACCCACGCCGGAACCTTCGCCACCTTCGTCGGGCTCACGGACCCGTCGGGCGCGCCGCTGCGCAGCGGCTTCCCCGACCCCAACCTGCGCCCGCAGATCGTCGGGGTGTTCACCGACCTGACCGGGCCCGCGCCGCCCGGGCTGGCGGTCTCGGCGACCATCGACACCCGGTTCTCCACCCGGCCGACCACACTGAAACTGCTGGCGATCATCGGTGCGATCGTGGCCACCGTCGTTGCGCTGATCGCCTTGTGGCGCCTCGACCGGCTCGACGGGCGCCGGATGCGCCGGCTGATCCCGGCCACCTGGCGCACCTTCACCCTGGCCGACGCCGTGGTGATCGCCACGTTCCTGCTCTGGCATGTCATTGGTGCGAACTCGTCGGACGACGGCTACATCCTCGGCATGGCCCGGGTCGCCGACCGCGCCGGCTACATGTCCAACTACTTCCGCTGGTTCGGCAGCCCCGAGGACCCGTTCGGCTGGTACTACAACCTGCTGGCGCTGATGACCCACGTGAGCGACGCCAGCCTGTGGATGCGGTTGCCGGATCTGTTCGCCGGCCTGGTGTGCTGGCTGCTGCTCTCGCGTGAGGTGCTGCCCCGGCTGGGGCCGGCGGTGGCGGCCAGCAGGCCGGCCACCTGGGCGGCGGCCATGGTCCTGTTGACCGCGTGGATGCCGTTCAACAACGGACTTCGCCCCGAGGGCATCATCGCGTTGGGCTCGCTGGTCACCTACGTGCTGATCGAACGGTCGATACGGTACAGCCGACTCACGCCGGCGGCGCTGGCAATCATCACGGCCGCGTTCACGCTGGGTGTCCAACCCACCGGGCTGATCGCGGTGGCCGCGCTGGTGGCCGGTGGTCGCCCGATGCTGCGGATCCTGGTGCGCCGCCATCGCCTGGTGGGCACGTTGCCGTTGGTCGCCCCACTGCTGGCCGCCGGCACCATCATCCTCACCGTGGTGTTCGCCGACCAGACGCTGCGGGCGGTGTTGGAAGCCACCAGGATTCGCGGCAAGATCGGTCCCAGCCAGGCCTGGTACACCGAGAACCTGCGCTACTACTACCTCATCCTGCCCACCGTCGACGGTTCGCTGTCCCGCCGGTTCGGCTTCCTGATCACCGCGCTGTGCCTGTTCACCGCGATGTTTATCATGTTGCGGCGCAAGCGGATTCCTGGTGTGGCCCGCGGCCCGGCGTGGCGGCTGATGGGGGTCATCTTCGCCACCATGTTCTTCCTGATGTTCACCCCCACCAAGTGGGTGCACCACTTCGGGTTGTTCGCCGCGGTGGGGGCGGCGATGGCGGCGCTGACCACGGTGCTGGTATCCCCCTCGGTGCTGCGCTGGTCGCGCAACCGGATGGCGTTTGTGGCGGCGCTGTTGTTCATGCTGGCGTTGTGCTGGGCCACCACCAACGGCTGGTGGTATGTCTCCAGCTACGGCGTGCCGTTCAACAGCGCCATGCCGAGGATTGACGGAATCACGGTCAGCACAATCTTTTTCACGCTCTTCGCGATCGCCGCCGGCTATGCGGCCTGGTTGCACTTCGCGCCCCGCGGCGCGGGTGAGGGACCGTTGACCCGGGCGCTGACCACCGCGCCGGTACCGATCGTGGCCGGCTTCATGGCGGTGGTGTTCGTCGCGTCCATGGTGGCCGGGATCGTGCGACAGTACCCCACCTACTCCAACGGCTGGTCCAACCTGCGGGCCTTCGTCGGCGGTTGCGGCCTGGCCGACGACGTGCTCGTGGAACCGGACCCCAACGCCGGCTTCATGACCGCGTTGCCCGGCGACTACGGCCCGCTGGGACCGCTCGGTGGCAGCGACCCGGTCGGCTTCACGCCCAACGGGGTGCCCGAACACACCGTGGCCGAGGCGATCGTGATGAAGCCCAACCAGCCCGGCACCGACTACGACTGGGACGCGCCGACCAAGCTGACGACGCCGGGCATCAACGGTTCCACGGTGCCGCTGCCGTACCAGCTCGATCCCGCCCGGGTGCCGCTGGCCGGCACCTACACCACCGGCGCGCAGCAGCAAAGCCGCCTGGCATCGGCGTGGTACCTGCTGCCCACGCCGGACCACGGGCATCCGCTGGTGGTGATCACCGCGGCCGGCAAGATCGCCGGCCATAGCGTGTTGCACGGCTACACCCCCGGCCAGACGGTGGCGCTGGAATACGCCCGGCCGGGGCCGGGCGCGTTGGTGCCCGCCGGCCGGGTGGTGCCCGACGATCTGTACGGCGAGCAGCCCAAGGCGTGGCGCAATCTGCGATTTGCCCGCGACAAGATGCCCGCAGACGCCGTCGCGGTCCGGGTGATCGCCGAAGACCTGTCACTGACCCCGGAAGACTGGATCGCGGTCACCCCGCCGCGGGTGCCGGACCTGCGCTCCCTGCAGGAATACGTCGGCTCCACGCAGCCGGTGCTGCTGGACTGGGCGGTGGGTTTGGCCTTCCCGTGCCAACAGCCGATGCTGCACGTCAACGGCGTCACCGAGATCCCGAAATTCCGCATCACGCCGGACTATTCGGCCAAGAAGCTGGACACCGACACCTGGCAGGACGGCACCAACGGCGGCCTGCTCGGAATCACCGACCTGCTGCTGCGGGCCCACGTGATGGCCACCTACCTGTCCCGCGACTGGGCGCGCGACTGGGGGTCCCTGCGCAAGTTCGACACCCTGGTCGACGCTCCGCCCGCGCGGCTCCAACTGGGCACCGCGACCCGCAGCGGATGGTGGTCTCCGGGCAAGATCCGGATCGGTCCCTAACTAACCTAACGGGTGATCGGCGGTGTCTGGTTGATGACGGCGCCGCCCTCGTCGAGCGCCTGCAGTTGGTAGTAGCCGTCCATGCTTCCGGAAAGCGGGATCGCGGTGTCATATCCCGCCCAGTCGACGGTGGAAAGCGTTGTCATGGCGGTGCTTTCCGGGCCGTGCAGCAGCCGCCACCTGCGCACCGCGGTGGCGCCGTTCCAGGCGGCGTGGGCGGTGTGGTCGGTGAAGGTCAGTTGCGGTGGTTCGACGGGATCGCCGGTCCACTCATCGAGAAACGCGCGATAGGTGCCCCCGGCCAGGGTGGCGTCATAGACCAGGTCGCCGTCGGGCGCGAACTCGGCGATGTGTTCGGCGGTGCCCCACCCGGAGAAGGTGTTGCCCCCCGGCCGCCGCTGCAGGTTGCCCATGGCGCCGGCGCTGAGCTTGTCGGGATGCGTTTGTGCCCGCAGCAGGGTGGCCCGGCGGGCGGTCCGGTCCAGGCGGATCCATTTCAGACTGCTGGGAACCGGTCCACCGCCCGTTTGCCCCGCGTTGCCTTCGAAGTGGTTGTCGAACAACGTCAGCGTGTCGGCGTCGGGCATCTCGGCGTCATGCTGGTAGCCGAATTCGACGCCGTCGCCCAGCTCGAACGTGGAGTGTTTCCCGCCGAGTTGCCAGTTGATCGCGCCGGTGCGGGGGTCGACGTTGAAGACCGTGGACATCGCGCGCATGCTGATCACCAGATTGCCCGCGGGGTCCAGCGCGATCGAGTTCATGTGGTACGGGTCGAGCACCTGTCCGGCGCTGTATTTCGCCGGCGAGTCGCTCACTGGAACGTGACTGCGCGCATCCCACAGAAACAGCGTCTTTTTCGTTGCCACGTCGACCACGGCGGCGATGCAGTTGTAAATCCTGCCGTCGTTGGGCCCGCCGAGGGCCGTCAGGTCGGCGCTGACCTCCTGATAGCAGGTGATCAGGGCGCGCCCGTCGGAGGTGAGCCGGAATTCATGAATGTCCGACGACAGAGCTGACCCGGGTGTCAGCGTGGCGATCACGTTGTAGTGCGCGTCGGCGATGTAGCTGGCGCCCAGCCCGTGACTGCCTCGCTTGAGGCCCTGCCACCAGGTGAGCACCGGTTTGCCTTGGTAGCTTTGGACGCGGAGGTTACCGGCGGTCTGGCCGGCGGGCAGTTCGCGTTGCCACACCACGTTTCCGGCCTTGTCGGCGACGACGAGCACCGCGGGCCGCGAGCCGACGCCCGGATTGGCCGCCGTGGTCCCGGAGACGAAGAACACGTAGCCGGGCGCGCCCCCGGGCCGGTTGACGTTGACGGTGTAGCCCAATGACCGCGCCGAGACCGCGGATGCTTGCGGGGTTGCCGACTTGCTGTCGCGCCAACCGCACGCGGTGGCCGTCAACACGGTGCCCGCCAGCATCCCGAGCTGACGCCGGGATATCCGGAATTCTGTTGTCATTGCGGCATTTTCGATGTGCAATGCGTCCCGGTCATCAAACTCCTTCGCCGGCTTCACTTGCTGCGGCCGGCCGGTCGACGCGGTTCCACCCTTACACGGCGACGGCCTCTGGCCACCCGAAAAGCTGAGCTAGTCTGGATTCGCTGAGCCAATTCCGTCAATATCTAGCGTGAGATCGGATCGCTCAGCAGCAGGGATGGTGGGGCAGATGCGCACGCTGACACGCTTGGGTCTATCCACGGCGACCATCGGCCTGGTGACTTCGTTAGCCGGGACGCTTGCGATTGGCACGGCCGCCGCGTCGCCCAACTCGACCAAAACCCAAACCGTGGCTCTCCTTCCCGTTCTCCGATATTGTGATTTCGGCTTCGTCGCCACCGCCCCCCAGGTGCCGCTGCCCTTTCAAGGCACCGGATCGGTCGTCATGACCACCGCCGGCTCGAGCGTGACCGCCGAGGTACGCGTGGTGATCTACAACCGGCCGGACACCCACTACGACGTCGGGCTGATCCAGGCGCCCCGGCCGTCGTCCGCTCCCTGCGGCCCCGGCGACCCGGGCACCGCCTTTGCCGGCCTTGACACCGACGCGGCCGGCGGCGGAACGGTGACCATTCACGACAGCATCCGGCCGGGCACCACCGGCGTGTGGGTCGCTGTCCAGCGCCCCAACCCGCACTCCCAATCTCCCGCCGAGTACTACAGCTCTGAGATAGTGGCGCCGGTATAGCCCGCGTCGGTGACGCGGTCCCATATAGAGTCCGGGCATGAGCGACTACGGCTCGGAGGCCGTGGACCGGCTGCCGTTCTGCACTCCGGAAAAGGCGCAGCGCTACCACACGGACAACTTCCGCGGCGCCGTGGGACTCAATTGGTACATCACCGATCCCACCGTGCGGTTCATCATGGCCTACTACCTGCGGCCCGACGAGCTGGCCGTCGTCGAGCCCCACCTGGCGCGCATCGGTGAGCTGATGGGCGGCCCGGTTGCACGGTGGGCCGACGAAACCGACCGCAACCCGCCGCGGCTGGAACGCTACGACCGCTGGGGACACGACATCAGCCAGGTGGTGATGCCGGCATCGTTCACCCGATCCAAGCGCGCGGCGCTGCACGCCCAACGGGAGTTGCGGCAGCACGCGCGCGCCGCCGGAGTGCGTTCGTCGCTGCCGCTATTCGCGGCCAACTACCTGCTCAACCAGGCCGATATCGGGATGGGCTGCGCGCTGGGCACCGGTGGCGACATGGTCGAATCGCTGGTGGCCCGCTACGCGCCGGCCGACGTCCGTGACCACGTGCTGGCCAAGTTCGAATCCGGCGAGTGGGACGGTGAAACGGCGCAGCTGCTGACCGAACGTACCGGCGGCTCCGACCTGGGAGCGCTGGAAACGACGGCAACCCGCCGCGGTGATGCCTGGCTGCTGAACGGCTTGAAGTGGTTTGTGTCCAACTGCGCCGGGGAGGCGTTCGTCGTCCTGGCCAAACCCGAGGGCGCTCCCGACACGACCCGCGGCGTGGCGACCTTCCTGGTGCTGCGCACCCGTCGTGACGGCTCCCGCAACGGGGTGCGGATCCGCCGCCTGAAGGACAAGCTGGGCACCCGCTCGGTCGCCTCCGGCGAGGTCGAGTTCGTCGACGCCGAGGCCTTCCTGCTGTCAGGGGAACCTTCCGCAGACGCCGGCCCCGCCGACGGCAAGGGGCTGGGCCGGATGATGGAGCTGACCAACGCCGCGCGGCTGGGCATCGCCTTGTTCGCCCTCGGCAACGCACGCCGGGCCCTGGTCGAGTCGCTCTGCTACGCCCGACAGCGCCACGCCTTCGGTGGCGCGCTGATCGACAAGCCGCTCATGCGCCGCAAGCTGGCCGAGCTGATCGTCGACGTCGAAGCCGCCCAGGCGCTGGTGTTCGACGGTACCGGCGCCACCAACCACCGCCAGCCCCGCGGCCTGCGACAGCGCATCGCGGTGCCGGTGACCAAGCTCAAGGTCTGCCGGCTCGGGATCACCGCGGCCTCGGACGCCATCGAGATCCACGGCGGCAATGGCTACATCGAGACCTGGCCGGTGGCCCGGCTGCTGCGCGACGCGCAGGTGAACACCATCTGGGAGGGCCCCGACAACATCCTGTGCCTGGACGTGCGGCGCGGGATCGAGCAGGCACACGCCCACGAGACGCTGTTGGCGCGGCTGCGCGACGCGGTGTCGGTGTCCGACGACACCGGGGATGGCGGGGCGACCACCCGGCTGGTGGCCCGCCGCGTCGAGGACCTCGACGCGGCGATCACCGCGTGGGCCAAACTCGACCCCGAGGTGGCCGAGGCGCGGCTGTTCCCGCTGGCCCGGTTCATGGGCGACGTCTACGCCGGCGCGTTGCTCATCGAGCAGGCCGCCTGGGAGCGGGAAACCCGGGGCGCCGACCGCAAGGCGCTGGTCGCCCGACTATACGCACGGCGGTACCTGGCCGATCGCGGGCCGCTGCGCGGCATCGACGACGAGTCCGAGGAGGCCCTCGAACGTTTCGACGAACTCGTGGCGGGCGCGTTCACCGCCGAGCAGACGTAAAAGCCCCCAAATTCGGCACGAATTGGGGGCTTTTACGTCTGCTCGCCGCTAAACCGGGATCAGGCCGTGCTTGCGTCCGACCCGCCACCACAGCTGCTTGTCCCGCAGCAGATGCATGGACTTGCGCAGCAGCAGCCGGGTCTCATGCGGGTCGATGACCGCGTCGATGAACCCGCGCTCGGCGGCGATCCACGGGATCGCCATGTTGAGGTTGTAGTTCTCCACGAAGCTCTTGCGGATCGCCTGCGCCTCCGGCGCGCTCGGGTCGGGGAACCGCTTCATCAGCAGCTGCGCGGCGCCGTCGGCGCCGATCACCGCGATCCGCGCGGTCGGCCAGGCGAAGTTCAGGTCGGCGGTCAACTGCTTGGACCCCATCACCGCGTAGGCGCCGCCGTAGGACTTGCGGATCGTGATCGTCACCTTCGGCACGTCGGCTTCCACCACCGCGTACAGGAACCGCCCGCCGCGCTTGATGATCCCGTTCTTCTCCTGGGCCACACCGGGCAGGAAACCGGGCGTGTCCACCACGAACACCAGCGGGATGTCGAACGCGTCGTTGAACCGGATGAACCGCGCCGCCTTGTCGGACGCTTCGTTGTCGATCGCCCCGGACATGTGCATGGGCTGGTTGGCCACCACGCCGACGGTGCGGCCGTCGACCCGGGCGTAGCCGGTGATGATGGCCTGCCCGGCCTGCGCGGCGACGTCGAGGAAGTCGCCGTCGTCGAAGATCCGCAGCAGGATCTCGTGCATGTCGTAGGCCATGTTGTCGGAGTCCGGCACGATCGAGTCGAGTTCCAGGTCGTGCGGGGTAATCTCGGGCTCCAGCCCGGGGTTGACGATCGGCGGATCGTCGAAGCAGTTGGACGGCAGAAACGACAGGAAGTCGCGCACGTAGGCGAACGCGGCGGCCTCGGACTCCACCACCTGATGGATGTTGCCGTAGCTCGCCTGGTGGTCGGCCCCGCCCAGCTCGTCCAGGCTGACCTCCTCGCCGGTGACGTCCTTGATGACGTCGGGACCGGTGACGAACATGTAGCCCTGGTCGCGCACCGCGACCACCAGGTCCGTCTGGATTGGCGAATACACCGCTCCTCCAGCGCATTTGCCCAAAATGATGGAGATCTGCGGCACCAGCCCGCTCAGCAGCTCGTGGCGGCGCCCCAGCTCGGCGTACCACGCCAGCGACGTCACCGCGTCCTGGATGCGGGCGCCGCCCGAGTCGTTGATCCCGACGATCGGGCAGCCGACCATCGCACACCACTCCATCAGCCGGGCCACCTTGCGGCCAAACATCTCCCCGACCGTGCCGCCGAACACCGTTTGGTCGTGCGAGAACACCCCGACCGGCCGGCCGTTGATCAGGCCGTGACCGGTGACCACCCCGTCGCCGTAGAGCGCGCCCGGATCGCCGGGGGTGCGGCACAGCGCCCCGATCTCCAGGAAGGTGCCCGGATCGACCAGCTCGTGGATGCGGGCGCGGGCGCTGGGGATGCCCTTCTTGTCACGTTTGGCGGCGGCCTTCTCGCCGCCGGGCTCCTGGGCCAACTCCAGCCGCTCACGCAGCTCGGCCAGCTTCTCGGCGGTGGTGTGGACGGTGGTGGCCGGCCCCGTGGTTGGCTCGGTGACTGTCACTGCTTGCTTACCTCACTCCGGCCGCGCACGGCCTCGATGTCATCCAGCGCGCGGCTCATGTGTTCGCCCACCTTGGCGATGATCGGCTCGTCGATGGCCTGGATGTGCTCGCCACCGATCGGCACCACCTCGAGGTCGGAGACGTACTCGCCCCAGCCGCCGTCCGGCTGGCGGACGGCGTACCGCGGCTCGAACATGATCGCGTCGTCATGGTAGCGATCGGCCATGTAGAGGGTGACGCGGCCGTCGTACGGCTGGATCTGGGCGGTGTCGATCGCCCGGTTGTCCAGATACGACGTGCGCTGGTGTTCGATGATCCCGGCCGGGATCTGCACGCCGCTCTGGCGCACGGCGTCGAGCACGAACCGGACCTGGCCCTCGTCGTCGAGCTCCTCCAGCTGCTCGTAGGGGATCGCGGGGATGGTCACGTTGAACGTCTTCTCGGCGAACCGGGCGTAGCGGTCCCAGCGCCGGCGGATCTCCTCCTTGGTCTGCGGGATCTCCTCGCCGGCGCGCACCGCGTCGATCAGCCCGACGAACGCGACGTCCTTGCCCAGCCGTTTGAGCCCGATCGCGCACGCGTAGGCCAGCACGCCACCCAGCGACCAGCCGACCAGGATGTAGGGCCCGTCGCCCTGCATCTCGATCAACTTGGGGACGTACTGCTGGGCGCGTTCTTCGATCGACCCCTCGACCCGCTCGAAGCCGTACATCGGGGTGTCCGCCGGCAACCGCTTCAGCAGCGGCTCATAGACCACCGTGGACCCGCCGGCCGGATGGAACACGAACACGGGAACCCTCGAGTCGCCCTCTGGCCGGGCCCGCAGGGTGCGGACGAACCCGTCCACCACACCCGCCTCGAGGTAGCCGCGCACCTTGTCGGCCAGCGCCTCGATGGTCTCCGACGACAGCACATCCTCGGCGGTGATCGGGCCTTCGGCGCGTTCGGCGAGCCGTTGCGCCATCTTGGCCGCGGTCGCCTCGTCCAGCTTGGGCAGCGGGTTGAAGATGCCACCCGCCGACTTGCCGGTGACGATCGCCCACGTCGCGAAGGTGACCCGCTCGGCGGCATCACGCGGCGGCACGTCGGAGTTCAGCGCCTCGGCGACGGCCTGCTGGTTGAGCGCATCCGCGGCGGCAGCCAGGTTGGGATGTCCGCTACCCGACGGGCCAGCAGGATCAGTCGGCGGCGGTGGAATCGAAACGTCCGACGCCGGGGGCATGGAAGGCGCTGCCCCGCTTAGTAATTCGGCCTGCGCCCGGGCGATCTCCTCGGCGGTCTGGGTCTTCTGATACTCGTGCAGCTGCTGAACCTCGTCGCGATGCTCGACCGCGTACTCGATCAACTTCTCGACGTTGTAGAGGTTGGCGTCACGCACCGCGGTCAGCTGGATCGGCGGCAGGTCGAAGTCGTATTCGACGCGGTTTTTGATCCGCACCGCCATCAGCGAGTCCAGGCCGAGCTCGATCAGCGGCACCTCCCACGGCAGGTCCTCGGGCTCATAACCCATGGCCGACCCGACGATCAGGCCCAGCCGCTCGGCGATGGTCTCACCGGAGTCCGGGGACCATCGGGTCATGTCACTGGGCATGTACCGGTTGGTCAGGCTGTCGGTCAGGGTCTCGGCTTCCGGCTCCTCGGCGGCCGGTTCGGCCGCGGCGGGCGTGGCCGTGGCAGCGATCGTCATGCCGGCACCGAGCGCCGTCGGCAACACCGACTCTTGACCCGCCCGGGCCACCAGCGCGTCGTACACCAGCGTGAAGGATTCGTCGATGCGGGCGTGCACCTGAACCGACGCGCCGCCCGGGTGCCGGGTCATGGTGGTAACCAGCCGGGCGCCCTCGCCGGGCACCGCCCGTTGCTCGGCGGCCGTCAGCTCCGCGTCCGGCAGCACCTGCGTCGCGGCCGCGGTGACCAACGCGGCCAGATCCGTCGCGCCGTCCCGGGGCGCGTATTCCCAGACATGTCGGCCGTCCGGCAGTGCGACATGGTTGCCCGGCATGACCACCGAGGCGTCGCCGGAGAAGTGCGCGGGCAGCCAGTGTTCCTTGCGCTTGAACCTGGTCGGCGGGATGTCGGCGTAGTCAAGCGGTCCGGTGGCGCGGGGGAACAGCGTCCAGATGTCCAGGTCGTGGCCGTAGACGTACAGCTGCGCCATCGCCGAGACCATCGACTCGACCTCGTCCTGCTTACGGGCCAGCGTGGGGATCAGCTGGGCGTCATGCAGACCGGCGGCGGCCGTGGTCAGACCCACCTGCATCAGCGCCACCGGGTTGGGTGCCAGCTCCAGGAAGGTGGTGTGCCCGCTGTCGACGGCGTTGCGGATGCCGTGGGTGAAGTAGACGGAATGCCGCAGCCCCTTCTTCCAGTACTCGACGTCGTGGATGGGCTCGCTGCCCGGCTTGATGTAGCGGCCCTCATGCACCGTCGAAAAGATCCCGCACGTCAGGCTCATCGGCGTGATGCCCTGCAGCTCCGCGGTGAGCTCGCCCAGCAGCGGGTCCATCTGCGAGGTGTGGCTGGCGCCCTTGGTTTGGAACTTGCGGGCGAACTTGCCCTCCGACTCCGCTCGGGCGATGATCGCGTCCACCTGTTCGGGCGGGCCGCCGATGACGGTCTGGGTGGGCGCGGCGTAGACGCACACCTCCAGATCGGGAAAGTCGGAGAACACCGTCTTAATCTCGTCGGCGGAGTACTCCACCAGCGCCATCAGCCGGATGTACTCGCCGAACAGCATCGCCTCGCCCTCACCCATCAGGTGCGAGCGGGAGCAGATCGCGCGGGTGGCGTCGCGCAGCGACAGGCCGCCGGCGAAGTAGGCCGACGCGGCTTCCCCCAGCGACTGGCCG comes from the Mycobacterium shinjukuense genome and includes:
- a CDS encoding arabinosyltransferase domain-containing protein; the encoded protein is MPHDGNERSHRIARLVAVVSGLAGLLVCALVPLLPVRQTTATIAWPQGATADGAITGITAPLVSGAPRALDISIPCSAMATLPAAGGLVLSTLPAGGVDTGKSGLFVRADKDTVVVAFRDTVAAMAPRSAIAAGGCGVLHVWANTGGVGAEFIGIPGAVGTLPPEKKPQVGGIFTDLKVPAQPGLSAGIDVDTRFITAPTALKTIAMVTGALAVLAAIAAQAVLDRHSRGARHRTRVRRRVGITTRLADAGVLTTLLLWHVIGAISSDDGYNLTIARVAPKAGYIANYYRYFGTTEAPFDWYFSVLARMAGVSTAGVWMRLPATLAGIVCWLLISRCVLARLGPARGGLAANRVAVLTAGAVFVAAWLPFNNGLRPEPLIALGVLVTWVLVERAIASGRLAPAAVAIVAASLTATLAPQGLIAIAPLLTGSRAIAQTIRRRRRTDGVLAPLAVLAASLSLISVVVFRSQTLATVAESARIKYKVGPTIAWYQDFLRYYFLTVESNADGSMARRFAVLVLLLCLFGMLFVLLRRGRVPGLASGPAWRLIGACAVGLLLLTFTPTKWAVQFGAFAGLAGALGAVTAFTVSRVGLHSRRNLTLYITALLFVLAWATSGINGWFYVGNYGVPWYDIQPVIASHPVTSMFLTLSILTGLLAAWYHFRMDYAGHTEVTDNRRNRILASTPLLVVAVIMVLGEVGSMAKAAVFRYPLYTTAKANLVAITSGLSPASCAMADDVLAEPDPNAGMLQPVPGQTFGPDGPLGGINPVGFKPEGVGDDLKSDPVVSKPGVVNSDASPNKPNAAITDSAGTAGGKGPVGINGSHAALPFGLDPARTPVMGSYGENTLAATATSAWYRLPPRTPDRPLVVVSAAGAIWSYKEDGDFVYGQSLKLQWGATKPDGGIQPLAQVYPIDLGPQPAWRNLRFPLTWAPPEADVARIVAYDPNLSSEQWFAFTPPRVPVLQTLQRLIGSQTPVLMDIATAANFPCQRPFTEHLGIAELPQYRILPDHKQTAVSSNLWQSSSTGGPFLFTQALLRTSTIATYLRDDWYRDWGSVEQYHRLVPADQAPNAVVQQGVITVPGWSRPGPIRALP
- the embB gene encoding arabinosyltransferase EmbB, which translates into the protein MTVGANRRKSTPNRAILGAFASARKTSWVATMAGLIGFVLSMATPLLPVVQTTAMLNWPQQGRLASVTAPLISLTPVDLTASVPCGIVRALPPAGGVVLGTAPKQGKDANLQALFVVVSAQRVDVTDRNVVILSVSREQVTSPQCQRIEVTSTHAGTFATFVGLTDPSGAPLRSGFPDPNLRPQIVGVFTDLTGPAPPGLAVSATIDTRFSTRPTTLKLLAIIGAIVATVVALIALWRLDRLDGRRMRRLIPATWRTFTLADAVVIATFLLWHVIGANSSDDGYILGMARVADRAGYMSNYFRWFGSPEDPFGWYYNLLALMTHVSDASLWMRLPDLFAGLVCWLLLSREVLPRLGPAVAASRPATWAAAMVLLTAWMPFNNGLRPEGIIALGSLVTYVLIERSIRYSRLTPAALAIITAAFTLGVQPTGLIAVAALVAGGRPMLRILVRRHRLVGTLPLVAPLLAAGTIILTVVFADQTLRAVLEATRIRGKIGPSQAWYTENLRYYYLILPTVDGSLSRRFGFLITALCLFTAMFIMLRRKRIPGVARGPAWRLMGVIFATMFFLMFTPTKWVHHFGLFAAVGAAMAALTTVLVSPSVLRWSRNRMAFVAALLFMLALCWATTNGWWYVSSYGVPFNSAMPRIDGITVSTIFFTLFAIAAGYAAWLHFAPRGAGEGPLTRALTTAPVPIVAGFMAVVFVASMVAGIVRQYPTYSNGWSNLRAFVGGCGLADDVLVEPDPNAGFMTALPGDYGPLGPLGGSDPVGFTPNGVPEHTVAEAIVMKPNQPGTDYDWDAPTKLTTPGINGSTVPLPYQLDPARVPLAGTYTTGAQQQSRLASAWYLLPTPDHGHPLVVITAAGKIAGHSVLHGYTPGQTVALEYARPGPGALVPAGRVVPDDLYGEQPKAWRNLRFARDKMPADAVAVRVIAEDLSLTPEDWIAVTPPRVPDLRSLQEYVGSTQPVLLDWAVGLAFPCQQPMLHVNGVTEIPKFRITPDYSAKKLDTDTWQDGTNGGLLGITDLLLRAHVMATYLSRDWARDWGSLRKFDTLVDAPPARLQLGTATRSGWWSPGKIRIGP